The following coding sequences are from one bacterium SCSIO 12741 window:
- a CDS encoding agmatinase family protein, with amino-acid sequence MDHSFDPNGVGVNNGNYFGFPFSPEEGKLVLLSVPWDATTSYRRGTANGPRSIIEASVQLDFFDEDVSEAWNLGIATLPLNEEMEQWNEQASAASEEVIDALENGQALTSDLKAKVVQVNQWSNQVGSWVKEESAQWLNRGKLVGLVGGEHSCPLGLMKALGDIHPEYGILQIDAHADLRPAYEGFTYSHASIMYNMLKEVSSVKKLVQVGIRDFCEQEWHLIQEDNRIQAFTDRSLKKALLEGESWKTCVDRIISALPDKVYLSVDIDGLDPSLCPHTGTPVPGGLSYDQLTYLIQSIPMAGKQIIGFDLCEVSPDNHGEWDQNVGARLLYFLANRTLLSKA; translated from the coding sequence ATGGATCACTCGTTTGACCCCAATGGAGTAGGAGTAAACAACGGTAATTATTTTGGATTTCCGTTTTCGCCTGAAGAAGGAAAGCTTGTTTTGCTTTCGGTTCCCTGGGATGCTACAACGTCTTACCGAAGAGGAACAGCCAATGGGCCTCGTTCCATTATAGAAGCATCTGTTCAGCTCGATTTTTTTGATGAAGATGTTTCAGAAGCCTGGAACCTCGGAATTGCAACACTTCCCTTAAATGAGGAAATGGAGCAATGGAATGAACAGGCTTCAGCAGCCAGTGAAGAAGTAATTGATGCACTTGAAAATGGGCAGGCACTAACTTCGGATTTAAAGGCCAAAGTGGTCCAGGTCAATCAATGGAGTAATCAGGTTGGCTCTTGGGTAAAGGAGGAAAGTGCACAATGGCTTAATCGAGGGAAATTGGTAGGACTTGTTGGTGGAGAACACAGCTGTCCTTTGGGATTGATGAAGGCTCTTGGCGATATCCACCCCGAGTATGGCATTCTCCAAATCGATGCCCATGCGGATTTGCGCCCGGCTTATGAAGGTTTTACCTACTCTCATGCCTCCATCATGTACAATATGCTCAAGGAAGTTTCTTCGGTCAAAAAGTTGGTTCAGGTTGGTATTCGTGATTTCTGCGAACAGGAATGGCATCTGATTCAAGAGGATAATCGAATCCAGGCTTTTACCGATCGCTCTTTAAAAAAGGCATTGCTGGAAGGGGAGAGCTGGAAAACTTGTGTGGATAGAATAATTTCGGCCTTACCAGATAAAGTCTATCTGTCAGTGGATATCGACGGACTTGATCCGTCCTTGTGTCCCCATACCGGAACCCCCGTTCCAGGAGGATTATCCTATGACCAACTAACCTATTTGATTCAAAGCATTCCAATGGCTGGAAAACAAATCATTGGATTCGACCTGTGTGAGGTTTCTCCCGACAATCATGGTGAATGGGACCAGAATGTAGGAGCTCGCTTACTTTATTTCTTGGCTAACAGAACCCTGTTATCGAAGGCATAA
- the speE gene encoding polyamine aminopropyltransferase yields the protein MGALGKHILVEFIGCEAAIMNDVAIIEKGMEDAAEVAGATIINSTFHHFSPYGVSGVVVIQESHLAIHTWPEYQYAAVDLFTCGDTVDAWKSFDHLKEVFKATNYSALEMFRGNLNLLNRIDFDLSSIRSEAGKRVQGSRNNRNVWFTDKDDNQALSLRYTGELLYNKTSEFQQVRVIDTYAYGKTLTIDNMVMTTEKDEFHYHEMIAHPAMLCHAGVKNVLVIGGGDGGTVREVLRYSDVEQVTMVEIDANVVEASKEHLPNIAASFDDPRLNLIIGDGIEFLNQAEDATYDLILVDGSDPVGPAEGLFSPEFYRNAHRALKSDGLLVAQGESPVFNREVFVDIFQCIGSIFGNDRTHTLLFQVPTYPSGTWSFMIAGKNDWNPKNPNTERYEAIAAQHDFGYYNLDVHQAAFAQPNYIKKMLHGSLV from the coding sequence ATGGGTGCTTTAGGAAAACATATTTTAGTGGAGTTCATTGGCTGCGAAGCGGCCATTATGAACGATGTGGCCATCATCGAAAAGGGAATGGAAGATGCAGCTGAGGTGGCCGGCGCAACCATTATTAACTCAACCTTTCACCATTTTTCGCCTTATGGCGTATCAGGAGTTGTGGTAATTCAGGAAAGTCACCTGGCCATCCACACCTGGCCAGAATACCAATATGCTGCAGTAGATCTGTTTACTTGTGGCGATACGGTGGACGCCTGGAAGTCTTTCGATCATTTGAAAGAAGTGTTCAAAGCCACCAATTATTCGGCGCTGGAAATGTTCCGAGGAAACCTCAATCTTTTAAATCGAATTGATTTTGATCTTTCCTCTATTCGCTCCGAGGCTGGTAAACGAGTTCAGGGATCAAGAAACAATCGAAATGTTTGGTTTACCGACAAAGACGATAATCAGGCTCTTTCCCTTCGATACACGGGTGAATTGCTGTACAACAAGACTTCCGAATTTCAGCAGGTTCGGGTAATCGATACTTATGCCTATGGCAAAACCCTGACCATAGACAACATGGTGATGACTACCGAAAAGGATGAGTTCCACTACCACGAAATGATTGCCCATCCAGCTATGCTTTGCCATGCTGGAGTGAAAAATGTTCTGGTAATCGGAGGGGGTGATGGAGGTACTGTTCGAGAAGTGCTTCGTTATTCCGATGTGGAGCAGGTAACTATGGTTGAGATTGATGCTAATGTTGTAGAGGCTTCCAAAGAGCATTTGCCCAATATTGCAGCTTCCTTCGATGATCCCCGGTTAAACCTGATTATTGGAGACGGGATTGAATTTCTTAATCAGGCCGAAGATGCGACCTACGACCTCATTTTGGTAGATGGTTCCGATCCTGTGGGGCCTGCTGAGGGGCTATTCTCTCCTGAATTTTACCGCAATGCGCATCGGGCTTTGAAGTCGGACGGATTGCTCGTTGCTCAAGGGGAGTCTCCGGTTTTTAACCGAGAAGTATTTGTCGATATTTTTCAGTGCATAGGATCCATATTTGGAAACGACCGCACGCATACACTTCTCTTTCAAGTACCTACTTATCCTTCTGGAACCTGGTCGTTTATGATTGCCGGAAAAAATGATTGGAACCCGAAGAATCCAAATACAGAGCGCTACGAGGCGATAGCTGCCCAGCACGATTTTGGTTACTACAACCTGGATGTGCATCAGGCGGCATTTGCTCAACCCAACTACATCAAAAAAATGCTTCATGGATCACTCGTTTGA
- the ribD gene encoding bifunctional diaminohydroxyphosphoribosylaminopyrimidine deaminase/5-amino-6-(5-phosphoribosylamino)uracil reductase RibD: MGTDEQYMKRCFELASNGLGQVSPNPLVGCVVVRKGKIIGEGYHRQYGGPHAEPNAIRSVSHNEWLKESTLYVNLEPCAHHGKTPPCADLIIASQIPRVVISVKDPFPLVKGRGIEKLIQAGVEVKTGVLEKEGEFLNRRFLTFHRKQRPYILLKWAQTADGFMDRIKSDKKHKPLKISNKTNSTLVHTWRSQEDAICVGRKTVEADNPSLTVRYVTGSQPVRIILGRNVKPDQSRAVLDDSVKTLVYNQNLEEVQGNTHWIKVTSEESFLSEVLTDLYQKGIQSVLVEGGAQLHHSFLGTDLWDEIRITTSDQYIGEGVAAPTVNQNYQDEFATGSGNKVGIIYRDSP, translated from the coding sequence ATGGGAACCGATGAACAGTACATGAAGCGATGCTTCGAACTTGCCTCCAATGGATTGGGTCAGGTATCCCCTAACCCACTGGTTGGCTGTGTGGTGGTAAGAAAAGGAAAAATTATTGGAGAAGGTTATCATCGGCAGTACGGTGGACCCCATGCAGAACCCAATGCCATCCGATCGGTTTCGCATAATGAATGGCTGAAAGAATCTACCCTTTATGTTAACCTGGAGCCTTGTGCCCATCATGGGAAAACACCTCCCTGCGCCGACCTGATCATTGCCTCTCAAATTCCCCGTGTAGTAATTTCGGTAAAAGACCCTTTTCCGCTGGTAAAAGGTCGTGGAATAGAAAAGCTTATTCAAGCTGGTGTAGAGGTCAAAACCGGAGTATTGGAAAAGGAAGGTGAGTTTTTAAACCGACGTTTTCTTACCTTTCATCGAAAACAACGACCGTATATTTTGCTCAAATGGGCACAGACGGCCGATGGTTTTATGGATCGAATCAAAAGCGATAAAAAACATAAACCGCTAAAAATCAGCAATAAAACCAACTCAACACTGGTACATACCTGGCGCAGTCAGGAAGATGCCATTTGTGTCGGCCGCAAAACAGTTGAGGCAGACAACCCAAGTCTTACGGTAAGATATGTAACCGGAAGCCAACCTGTACGTATTATTTTAGGTAGGAATGTGAAACCTGATCAATCCAGAGCGGTGCTGGATGATTCTGTGAAGACACTCGTATATAATCAAAACCTGGAGGAAGTTCAGGGAAATACCCACTGGATTAAAGTAACCAGCGAAGAATCTTTCCTCTCAGAAGTTTTGACAGACTTGTATCAAAAGGGAATCCAGAGCGTTTTGGTTGAAGGTGGTGCTCAGTTGCACCATAGTTTTTTAGGTACTGACCTCTGGGATGAAATTCGAATCACCACGTCAGACCAGTACATCGGAGAAGGGGTTGCTGCACCCACGGTAAATCAGAATTATCAGGACGAATTTGCCACGGGTTCAGGTAACAAGGTAGGTATCATCTACCGCGATTCTCCCTAA
- a CDS encoding tetratricopeptide repeat-containing sensor histidine kinase — MTYRKGLMATLVLFLVVLLISPEVKAGNDLPFMPHGQRELDDLYSHQADSNLSDSSRVSAESDSLFNARFYNLLGKIHAEKGNYAIALEYFNTTNEYFNPDSPSSLFVTNLLDRGNVFYLNKDFGKAQSDFEQARNLSMQLNDSMALSTAMNNLALIALNQNNLKEAESLFMQSYQIRLGIDDPFLVGHSLGYLGYYHFFQEDYEQSLNLYKQAVNSIEKVDKEDHDDQYFQEWARLCNDQGLTFYKMNQAEMANKCAEKAKSIAEKIANNQSRIKILYQAAKLQFISGFHKPSLDLSKETLEMARNTGDREMQLQINQLISNNYEKLRDFEKAIDFARKSNELKQQISEERIAQRLADERFSYQVLTNRRLLKMARQESDLKTTELQAQQRISQLLIVIILISLIAVISLYVSNKQKIKVNQKLVETNQLIEKQNQEIRKQQTEISLANEQLQNKFKELEDMASEKSHLLSIVAHDLRTPLNSIIGLCDLLKLEEENGKFSEDTPRYIQLIKESGNRMLNMITTLLNVRKIENQNIEVKLTDVAIRKVVDKILEEHLNWYERKSIHIDASQVDAEVSIRVDQYLFHQVAENLITNAIKYSSFNTDISLFTRVKNDRVLLAVMDHGPGISDEDKTKLFTRYQRLSARPTAGEDSIGIGLSLVKKLTDLMDGNVWCDTELGKGTTFYVEFPKTV, encoded by the coding sequence ATGACATATAGAAAAGGTTTGATGGCCACCCTGGTTTTGTTCTTGGTGGTGCTTCTCATTTCCCCTGAAGTAAAGGCTGGAAACGACCTTCCGTTTATGCCTCATGGGCAACGAGAGCTGGATGACCTTTATTCCCATCAAGCCGATTCCAATCTCTCCGATAGTTCCCGGGTCTCAGCCGAAAGCGACAGTTTGTTTAATGCTCGGTTTTACAATCTTCTCGGAAAAATTCACGCCGAAAAAGGAAACTATGCCATTGCGCTGGAATACTTCAACACCACCAACGAATACTTTAATCCCGATTCACCGAGTTCTTTATTTGTGACCAATTTATTGGACCGGGGAAATGTCTTTTACCTCAACAAAGATTTTGGGAAAGCCCAATCTGATTTTGAACAGGCCCGGAATCTGTCGATGCAACTCAACGACAGCATGGCTCTTTCCACCGCAATGAACAACCTGGCCCTAATCGCACTAAACCAAAACAATCTCAAAGAAGCAGAAAGCCTGTTTATGCAGTCCTATCAGATCAGGCTGGGAATTGACGATCCCTTTTTGGTGGGACACAGCTTAGGCTATTTAGGCTACTACCACTTCTTTCAAGAAGATTACGAGCAATCGTTAAACCTCTATAAACAGGCCGTGAACTCCATCGAAAAGGTGGACAAGGAGGATCATGATGACCAATATTTTCAAGAATGGGCTCGGTTGTGTAATGACCAAGGGCTGACCTTCTATAAAATGAACCAGGCCGAGATGGCCAATAAGTGCGCGGAAAAGGCGAAAAGTATCGCTGAGAAAATTGCCAATAACCAATCTCGTATCAAGATCCTGTATCAGGCTGCCAAACTTCAATTTATTAGCGGCTTTCACAAACCCTCTCTGGACTTATCGAAAGAGACATTAGAAATGGCCCGTAACACGGGAGACCGTGAAATGCAACTGCAAATCAATCAGTTGATTTCCAACAATTACGAAAAACTTAGAGACTTCGAAAAGGCCATTGACTTTGCCCGGAAGAGTAATGAATTGAAGCAACAAATTTCAGAAGAAAGAATTGCCCAGCGCCTCGCCGATGAGCGCTTTAGCTATCAAGTATTGACCAATCGACGTTTGCTGAAAATGGCCCGCCAGGAAAGCGACTTGAAGACTACCGAATTACAAGCCCAACAAAGGATTAGTCAGTTGTTGATTGTCATTATTCTGATCAGTTTGATCGCCGTAATAAGCCTCTACGTCTCGAATAAACAGAAAATAAAAGTCAACCAAAAGCTGGTAGAGACGAATCAACTCATTGAAAAACAGAACCAGGAAATTCGCAAACAGCAAACCGAAATTAGCCTGGCCAATGAGCAACTGCAAAACAAATTCAAGGAGCTGGAAGATATGGCCAGCGAAAAGTCACACCTACTTAGTATTGTCGCTCATGACCTTCGCACTCCACTCAACTCCATCATTGGTCTCTGTGATTTGTTGAAACTCGAAGAAGAGAATGGAAAATTCAGTGAAGACACTCCACGTTACATTCAACTGATTAAAGAATCAGGCAATCGAATGCTCAATATGATTACGACCCTGCTCAACGTAAGGAAAATCGAAAATCAAAACATTGAGGTAAAATTGACGGACGTTGCTATTCGCAAGGTGGTGGACAAGATATTGGAGGAACACCTGAACTGGTATGAAAGAAAGTCGATTCATATTGATGCCTCTCAAGTAGATGCGGAAGTGAGCATTCGGGTAGATCAATACTTGTTTCACCAGGTAGCCGAAAACCTCATTACCAATGCCATAAAATACTCCTCCTTTAATACCGATATCAGCCTCTTTACGCGGGTAAAAAATGACCGGGTATTGCTGGCGGTAATGGATCATGGACCGGGAATAAGCGATGAGGACAAAACCAAGCTATTTACCCGCTACCAAAGACTAAGCGCTCGACCAACAGCGGGTGAAGATTCCATAGGTATTGGCTTGTCGCTGGTCAAAAAGCTGACCGACCTAATGGACGGAAATGTATGGTGTGATACCGAACTTGGCAAAGGAACTACCTTTTATGTAGAGTTTCCCAAGACCGTATAA
- a CDS encoding EamA family transporter: MLYLLLSIGTTTLLFILFKVFERQKVDLFSAIVVNYAVAAALGSVLIFPKTIIPEGPPGEYLLLLALGALFISLFVLLGRTAQNQGISIAVTANKMSLIIPVLLAFVLLGESIQSLQLMGIFVALTGIALTLYRPSGDKVLSGIIWPLIVFAGSGLIDFLLKYGQHHYLEGEHDFLAFTSGIFFVALVFGLIYGLATRQFRLSERTLLYGALLGVPNFFSIYFLLLALGKAGMESTVLLPVNNSSVLLLSTLLSMLLFKEKLSTLNRIGVLISLGAIFLILYGS; this comes from the coding sequence ATGCTCTACCTGCTGTTAAGCATTGGAACCACTACCCTTCTTTTTATACTGTTCAAAGTTTTTGAACGTCAAAAGGTGGATTTGTTCAGCGCCATTGTCGTTAACTACGCCGTGGCCGCTGCGCTGGGAAGTGTTTTAATTTTCCCCAAAACTATCATCCCAGAAGGTCCTCCAGGTGAATATTTACTTCTATTAGCCTTGGGAGCCCTCTTTATTTCTCTTTTCGTTTTGTTGGGTAGAACGGCTCAAAACCAAGGTATTTCTATTGCGGTAACGGCCAATAAAATGTCCTTGATCATTCCCGTTTTACTGGCCTTCGTTCTTTTAGGGGAATCCATACAAAGCTTACAACTCATGGGCATTTTTGTAGCCTTAACAGGGATTGCTTTAACCCTCTATCGACCTTCCGGAGATAAAGTGCTCTCAGGCATTATTTGGCCTTTGATCGTTTTTGCAGGCAGTGGATTGATTGATTTCCTACTGAAATATGGGCAGCACCACTATTTAGAAGGAGAGCACGACTTTCTGGCCTTCACCTCAGGAATCTTTTTCGTAGCGCTTGTATTCGGTTTGATTTATGGGTTAGCAACCCGTCAATTTCGTTTGAGTGAACGTACCCTGCTCTATGGAGCCTTATTGGGAGTGCCGAACTTCTTTAGTATCTATTTCCTGCTTCTGGCTTTGGGTAAAGCTGGTATGGAAAGCACCGTTTTACTTCCGGTTAACAACAGTTCGGTCTTGCTGCTCTCTACTCTTTTGTCCATGCTCCTGTTTAAAGAGAAGCTTTCTACCCTCAATCGCATTGGAGTTTTGATCTCATTGGGCGCCATCTTCTTAATTCTGTATGGCTCATGA
- a CDS encoding YigZ family protein, producing the protein MSDDREFLTLEKPTEGLFKDRGSKHFSFAYPVSTLEEIKAHLQRLRDEHPTANHVCYGYRLTGQSIIEYASDDGEPSNSAGAPILGQLKSMELENVLVAVVRYFGGTKLGVPGLINAYRTAAREALDAGKMIRKQPTVVLELRFTYDQSGEVDRTLRQLNLVPIHKEYTETCLLRVELKKLDQDSILRKFERITDLEWTLNAP; encoded by the coding sequence ATGAGTGATGACAGAGAATTTCTAACCCTGGAAAAACCCACAGAAGGCCTATTCAAAGATCGTGGATCCAAGCATTTTTCCTTTGCCTACCCCGTTAGTACCCTGGAAGAAATCAAGGCCCATTTGCAGCGATTACGGGATGAACACCCCACTGCCAACCACGTTTGCTACGGCTATCGATTAACTGGCCAATCGATAATCGAATATGCCTCCGACGATGGTGAACCGTCCAACAGTGCAGGAGCCCCTATACTGGGTCAACTCAAATCCATGGAATTAGAAAACGTGCTGGTAGCTGTAGTCCGCTATTTTGGGGGAACTAAGCTGGGCGTTCCCGGATTGATCAATGCCTATCGTACCGCCGCCCGAGAAGCTTTGGATGCCGGAAAAATGATTCGTAAGCAGCCGACGGTGGTTTTGGAGCTTAGGTTTACCTACGATCAGTCGGGTGAAGTGGATCGAACCTTGAGGCAGTTGAATCTGGTTCCGATTCACAAAGAATATACAGAAACCTGCCTGCTGCGGGTCGAATTAAAAAAATTGGATCAGGATAGCATTCTTCGTAAATTTGAACGAATAACTGATCTCGAATGGACCCTAAACGCTCCCTAA